A stretch of the Synechocystis sp. PCC 7338 genome encodes the following:
- the cobJ gene encoding precorrin-3B C(17)-methyltransferase → MLKTFHPLMAIAVTPQAVKLLLPVVETLTGKLLLSESLAEELDLGGNPLVDTYNHSLAVALEERWSNHQAFIFGLATGAVVRLIAPLLHSKQTDPAVVVVDAMGTAVISLLSGHQGGGDRLAEIVAEQLQGKAILTGGASGLGQIAVDCLGIPFGWRKGKGDWTAVSSALACQKLVGVTQTAGLTLWQGHLPPGHGFSFSGTEETAATLAITIQENLPEYQEQSMAQWHPRLLWVGLGCVRGTNLALLEQALLGVLEQKNLSPLAIAGLASVHLKADEVGIQQLASKYDLPFFTFAPEQLATQPVPNPSDVVNQEVGTPSVAEAAALTAAQIYGQGGKLIVEKVIVKQDQQAVTVAIAEGKREYQGKPGQLWLVGTGPGELSQISPAARTAITQADVLIGYGLYLDLIDPLRRPGQICETFPLTQERQRCQRAIELAQWGLTVAVLSSGDCGIYGMAGLVLEELEKLGWDGQTPGVEVFPGISAFQAAAARVGAPLMHDFCAISLSDLLTPKEKILERLTAAAQADFVTALYNPKSQKRTVLIERAQAIFLQWRSPDTPVALVRSVYRRDETIVRTTLAAMLNFPIDMLTVVLIGNSNTYNYQDYLITPRGYYANA, encoded by the coding sequence TTGTTGAAAACTTTCCATCCCCTCATGGCGATCGCCGTCACTCCCCAAGCCGTTAAATTGCTTCTGCCCGTGGTGGAAACGTTGACGGGAAAATTGCTTTTATCAGAATCCTTGGCTGAGGAATTAGACCTTGGTGGCAATCCCCTGGTGGACACCTACAACCATTCCCTAGCTGTGGCTTTGGAGGAAAGATGGAGCAACCATCAAGCCTTTATTTTTGGCTTAGCCACGGGAGCCGTAGTCCGCTTAATTGCCCCTCTATTGCATAGTAAACAGACCGATCCCGCTGTGGTGGTGGTGGATGCCATGGGCACAGCGGTGATTAGCTTGCTCAGTGGTCACCAAGGCGGCGGCGATCGCCTGGCGGAGATAGTGGCGGAACAGTTGCAAGGAAAAGCAATTCTCACTGGCGGAGCCAGTGGCTTAGGGCAAATAGCGGTGGATTGTTTGGGCATTCCCTTCGGTTGGCGCAAAGGAAAAGGAGATTGGACAGCGGTAAGTTCTGCCCTGGCTTGTCAAAAGCTGGTAGGAGTAACACAAACAGCGGGGTTAACTTTGTGGCAAGGCCATTTACCCCCAGGCCATGGTTTTAGCTTTTCTGGAACTGAGGAAACGGCGGCAACCCTGGCCATTACCATTCAAGAAAATCTTCCAGAATACCAGGAGCAATCCATGGCTCAATGGCATCCCCGACTGCTATGGGTGGGTCTGGGCTGTGTGCGGGGCACCAATTTAGCTTTGTTAGAACAGGCTTTGCTAGGAGTTTTAGAGCAGAAAAATTTAAGCCCTTTGGCGATCGCCGGTCTGGCCAGTGTGCATTTAAAAGCTGATGAGGTAGGCATTCAGCAATTGGCCAGCAAATATGATTTACCCTTTTTTACCTTTGCCCCGGAACAGTTAGCGACCCAGCCTGTGCCCAATCCCTCCGATGTGGTCAACCAGGAAGTCGGTACCCCCAGTGTGGCAGAAGCGGCGGCCCTCACGGCGGCCCAGATTTACGGTCAAGGAGGCAAACTAATTGTCGAAAAAGTCATTGTCAAACAGGATCAGCAAGCGGTAACAGTGGCGATCGCTGAGGGGAAAAGGGAATACCAGGGCAAACCAGGGCAATTATGGCTAGTAGGCACTGGGCCCGGAGAATTAAGCCAAATTTCCCCAGCGGCCCGCACGGCTATTACCCAAGCTGATGTGCTCATCGGTTATGGACTCTATTTAGATTTGATCGATCCTCTGCGACGGCCCGGCCAAATTTGCGAAACTTTCCCCCTCACCCAAGAGCGGCAACGCTGTCAGCGAGCCATTGAGTTAGCCCAATGGGGTTTAACTGTGGCAGTGTTATCGTCCGGGGATTGTGGCATTTACGGCATGGCCGGGTTAGTGCTAGAGGAACTGGAGAAATTAGGTTGGGATGGGCAAACCCCAGGAGTAGAAGTTTTTCCCGGTATTAGTGCCTTCCAGGCGGCGGCGGCCCGAGTAGGTGCTCCCCTCATGCACGACTTTTGTGCCATTAGCCTCAGTGATTTGCTTACTCCCAAGGAAAAAATTCTGGAACGGTTAACGGCGGCAGCCCAGGCGGATTTTGTCACCGCTTTGTACAATCCCAAATCCCAAAAGCGCACTGTGTTGATTGAGCGAGCCCAGGCAATTTTCCTACAATGGCGATCGCCAGATACTCCGGTGGCCCTAGTGCGTTCCGTTTATCGTCGGGATGAGACCATTGTGCGGACCACATTGGCGGCAATGTTGAACTTTCCCATTGATATGTTGACGGTGGTGCTGATCGGCAATAGTAACACCTACAATTATCAGGATTATTTGATCACCCCCCGGGGCTATTATGCTAATGCCTAG
- a CDS encoding Uma2 family endonuclease, with translation MVALSSNGYFSPDDYLELESRSDVKHEYIDGQICAMAGSTKAHNIISLNLALALRSRLMGNNCQVFMADIRVMLLNQRRYYYPDVVVACEDNDDTNSSIVQYPRVIVEVLSESTESFDRGKKFQDYRTLPSLWAYILVNAQQYLVECFQRTPQNFWLLKSYEGLEAIADIETLNLAIPLAEIYASLDPSLLVDEVGVEPDLM, from the coding sequence ATGGTTGCTCTCTCCTCCAATGGATACTTTTCCCCCGACGATTACCTAGAGTTGGAAAGCCGCAGTGATGTTAAGCATGAATACATCGATGGCCAGATTTGTGCCATGGCCGGGTCAACCAAGGCCCACAACATAATTTCTCTCAATTTAGCTCTGGCTTTGCGCTCCCGCCTGATGGGAAATAATTGTCAGGTGTTTATGGCGGATATCAGGGTGATGCTTTTAAATCAGAGACGTTACTATTATCCCGATGTTGTGGTTGCTTGCGAAGATAATGATGATACCAATTCTTCTATAGTTCAATATCCCAGGGTGATTGTTGAAGTGCTGTCGGAATCCACGGAAAGCTTTGACCGGGGCAAAAAGTTTCAGGATTACCGCACCTTGCCCAGTTTGTGGGCGTATATTTTGGTCAATGCTCAACAATATTTGGTGGAGTGCTTCCAGCGGACTCCCCAGAATTTTTGGTTGCTGAAGTCCTATGAGGGCCTAGAGGCGATCGCCGACATTGAAACCCTGAATTTGGCCATTCCTTTGGCGGAAATTTATGCCAGCTTGGATCCGTCCCTACTCGTAGATGAAGTTGGCGTGGAGCCTGACTTGATGTAA
- a CDS encoding permease yields the protein MTQLHEAFTIFLSLLVEAIPFLTFGVVLSSALLVFSDEKKLIAYIPRNPFLGAIAGSLVGFMFPVCECGNVPVARRFLMQGLPPSVAVAFLLAAPTINPIVIWSTWVAFRDQPGMVVARIVCSLIITVIISWVFSRQLDAVPLLKPALGRRLAYLNRPEESPPAIACESPLLQSGTFILGSGNSGQLLKLDEQAVETLLPPIAPSRWEMFTDNIVQELRELGGMLILGSLIAAVIQVFIPREWILLLGQGTISSILAMMLLSVVVSVCSTVDSFFALSFVSTFTGSSLLAFLVFGPMIDVKSIGLLLSVFQRRIVIYLLLLAGQLTFLLSLAHSYLF from the coding sequence ATGACCCAATTGCACGAAGCCTTTACTATTTTTTTGAGCTTACTGGTGGAGGCCATTCCTTTCCTCACTTTTGGGGTGGTGCTCTCCAGTGCTCTGTTAGTATTCAGCGATGAAAAAAAGTTAATTGCCTACATCCCCCGTAATCCCTTCCTAGGGGCGATCGCCGGTAGCCTGGTGGGATTTATGTTTCCGGTGTGTGAGTGCGGCAATGTGCCCGTGGCCAGAAGATTTTTGATGCAGGGTCTACCCCCCTCGGTGGCGGTGGCCTTCCTGTTGGCCGCTCCCACCATTAATCCCATTGTGATTTGGTCCACCTGGGTGGCCTTCCGGGATCAACCGGGCATGGTGGTGGCCCGCATTGTCTGTTCTTTGATCATCACTGTGATTATTAGTTGGGTCTTTAGTCGCCAGTTGGACGCAGTGCCCCTGCTCAAGCCCGCCCTGGGTCGCAGATTAGCCTACCTCAACCGTCCGGAAGAATCCCCCCCGGCGATCGCCTGTGAATCTCCCCTTTTGCAATCGGGCACCTTTATTTTGGGTAGCGGCAACAGCGGTCAACTGCTGAAACTAGACGAGCAAGCGGTGGAAACCCTCTTACCCCCCATTGCCCCCAGCCGTTGGGAAATGTTCACCGACAATATTGTGCAGGAATTGCGGGAATTGGGTGGCATGCTAATTTTGGGCAGTTTGATCGCCGCCGTCATTCAAGTTTTTATTCCCAGGGAATGGATTTTGCTGTTGGGGCAGGGCACCATTAGCTCCATTTTGGCCATGATGCTCCTGTCGGTGGTGGTGTCGGTCTGCTCCACTGTGGACTCATTTTTTGCCCTTTCCTTTGTTTCCACCTTCACCGGTAGCTCCCTGCTGGCATTTTTGGTCTTTGGCCCCATGATTGACGTCAAAAGCATTGGGCTATTGTTGTCTGTCTTCCAGCGGCGCATTGTCATCTACCTCCTCCTTCTGGCCGGACAGTTAACTTTTCTGCTTAGTTTGGCCCACAGTTATCTGTTTTGA
- the metK gene encoding methionine adenosyltransferase: MSKRYLFTSESVTEGHPDKVCDQISDTILDALLTLDPNSRVAAETVVNTGLTLVTGEITSQAHINFVELIRQKIAEIGYTNADNGFSHNSCAVMLAIDEQSPDISQGVTAAQEQRHALSDDELDKIGAGDQGLMFGYACNETPELMPLPISLAHRIALRLSEVRKSGQLGYLRPDGKTQVSILYEDGLPVAIDTILISTQHDEHIGNITDNDAVQAKIKADLWDVVVGHCFSDIALKPTDKTRFIVNPTGKFVVGGPQGDAGLTGRKIIVDTYGGYSRHGGGAFSGKDPTKVDRSAAYAARYVAKNIVAAGLADKCEVQVSYAIGVARPVSVLIDTFGTGKVDEEKLLEVVLANFELRPAGIIQSLNLRNLPAERGGRFYQDVAAYGHFGRNDLDLPWEYTDKVDVLKAAFASSPQAVAV; encoded by the coding sequence TTGTCTAAGCGCTATTTATTTACTTCCGAGTCGGTGACAGAAGGCCATCCCGATAAGGTGTGTGACCAGATTTCCGATACCATCCTTGATGCCCTCCTAACCCTAGACCCCAACAGTCGAGTAGCGGCGGAAACCGTAGTCAACACAGGCTTAACCCTAGTGACAGGGGAAATTACTTCCCAAGCCCACATCAACTTTGTCGAATTGATCCGCCAGAAAATTGCTGAAATTGGCTACACCAATGCCGACAACGGCTTTTCCCACAACAGTTGTGCCGTCATGCTGGCGATCGACGAACAATCCCCCGACATTTCCCAGGGGGTAACCGCCGCCCAGGAACAACGTCATGCCCTCAGCGATGACGAGCTAGACAAAATCGGTGCCGGCGATCAGGGCCTAATGTTTGGCTATGCCTGTAACGAAACCCCAGAATTAATGCCCCTGCCCATCAGCTTGGCCCACCGCATTGCCCTGCGCTTATCGGAAGTGCGTAAGTCCGGTCAGTTGGGCTATTTGCGCCCCGATGGTAAAACCCAAGTTTCCATCCTGTACGAGGACGGCTTGCCCGTAGCCATTGACACCATCCTCATTTCCACCCAACACGACGAGCACATTGGCAATATCACCGATAACGATGCAGTGCAAGCCAAAATTAAAGCCGACCTTTGGGACGTAGTGGTGGGCCATTGCTTCAGCGACATTGCCCTCAAACCCACCGATAAAACCCGCTTCATTGTCAATCCCACTGGCAAATTTGTTGTGGGAGGCCCCCAAGGGGATGCGGGGTTAACCGGAAGAAAAATTATCGTGGACACCTACGGTGGTTATTCCCGCCATGGCGGCGGTGCTTTTTCCGGTAAGGATCCCACCAAAGTAGACCGTTCTGCGGCCTATGCCGCCCGCTATGTGGCCAAAAACATTGTGGCCGCTGGTTTAGCGGATAAATGTGAAGTACAGGTCAGCTACGCCATCGGAGTTGCCCGCCCCGTGAGCGTTTTAATTGATACCTTTGGCACCGGCAAAGTGGACGAAGAAAAACTGCTGGAGGTGGTGCTAGCAAACTTTGAACTGCGCCCGGCTGGTATCATCCAGTCCCTTAATTTAAGGAATTTGCCTGCTGAAAGGGGGGGGCGGTTCTATCAAGATGTGGCCGCCTATGGCCATTTTGGCCGCAATGACCTAGATTTACCCTGGGAATACACCGATAAAGTGGATGTGTTGAAAGCGGCCTTTGCTTCTAGCCCCCAAGCGGTGGCCGTCTAG
- the aroF gene encoding 3-deoxy-7-phosphoheptulonate synthase codes for MIVVMKVGTPDIEIERIGKEFTERGLTPEKIVGKHKVVMGLVGETAGLDPLQIQEVSPWIEDVLRVEQPFKRASLTFRHGEYSEVIVSTPAGPVAIGKNHPVAVVAGPCSVENETMIVETARRVKAAGAQFLRGGAFKPRTSPYAFQGHGESALGLLAAAKEATGLGIITEVMDAADLEIIAEVADVIQVGARNMQNFSMLKKVGAQNKPVLLKRGMAATIDEWLMAAEYILAAGNPNVILCERGIRTFDGHYTRNCLDLSVLPVLRSLTHLPIMIDPSHGTGKSEYVPSMAMAAIAAGTDSLMIEVHPNPAKAMSDGPQSLTPERFDETMQQLAVIGQTVGRWPKVAALA; via the coding sequence ATGATCGTCGTCATGAAAGTCGGCACCCCAGACATAGAAATTGAGCGCATTGGTAAGGAGTTTACTGAACGGGGCCTCACCCCCGAAAAAATTGTCGGCAAACATAAAGTAGTGATGGGATTGGTGGGGGAAACCGCCGGACTTGATCCCCTACAAATCCAAGAAGTTAGCCCCTGGATTGAGGATGTGTTACGGGTGGAACAACCTTTTAAACGGGCTAGTCTGACTTTTCGCCATGGGGAATACAGCGAAGTGATTGTTTCTACCCCTGCTGGCCCTGTGGCGATCGGCAAAAACCATCCTGTGGCGGTGGTGGCCGGACCCTGTTCTGTGGAAAACGAAACCATGATTGTGGAAACGGCCCGTCGAGTTAAGGCGGCCGGAGCCCAATTTTTACGGGGGGGCGCGTTCAAACCCCGCACTTCTCCCTACGCTTTCCAAGGCCATGGCGAAAGTGCTCTGGGCCTATTGGCGGCGGCGAAGGAAGCCACCGGTTTGGGCATTATCACCGAAGTCATGGATGCGGCGGATCTGGAAATCATTGCGGAAGTGGCGGATGTGATCCAAGTAGGAGCCCGCAATATGCAGAATTTCTCCATGCTCAAGAAGGTGGGGGCCCAGAATAAGCCGGTGCTGTTAAAGCGGGGTATGGCGGCCACCATTGATGAGTGGTTAATGGCGGCGGAATATATCCTGGCGGCGGGCAATCCCAACGTGATTCTCTGTGAGCGGGGCATTCGTACTTTTGACGGCCATTACACCCGCAATTGCCTTGATTTGTCGGTGTTGCCGGTTCTGCGCTCCCTAACTCACTTACCTATCATGATTGACCCCAGCCATGGTACCGGTAAGTCCGAGTATGTACCTTCCATGGCCATGGCGGCGATCGCCGCGGGTACCGATTCCTTGATGATCGAAGTGCATCCCAACCCAGCCAAAGCCATGTCCGATGGGCCACAATCCCTAACCCCTGAACGCTTTGATGAAACCATGCAACAATTGGCCGTGATTGGCCAAACAGTGGGACGCTGGCCTAAAGTAGCGGCCCTAGCCTAG
- the dusA gene encoding tRNA dihydrouridine(20/20a) synthase DusA: protein MTKIFADSSINPLSVAPMMDHTDRHFRYFLRQLTHHTLLYTEMITAQAIVHGDRHKLLDFSPEEKPVALQLGGDDPQLLAECARLGQDWGYDEINLNVGCPSDRVQSGNFGACLMAQPELVAQCVNAMQKAVGVPVTVKHRIGIDNQDGYEDLVHFVKIVANAGCQRFTVHARKAWLQGLSPKENRTIPPLHYEDVYQLKKDFPQLLIEINGGITQMEQIQRHFHHVDAVMVGRAAYENPYLFATVDRDIYKKSTGVPSRADIVTRMLPYAEQRLQQGDRLNQITRHLLSLFNGQPRAKFWRRTLSDSRLLAATGPELLQKALQAQKSQDVLELV from the coding sequence ATGACAAAAATTTTTGCTGATTCTTCTATTAATCCCCTCAGTGTGGCCCCCATGATGGATCATACTGATCGCCATTTTCGTTATTTTCTGCGGCAGTTAACCCACCACACCCTTCTGTACACGGAAATGATCACCGCCCAGGCCATCGTCCACGGCGATCGCCATAAGTTGTTAGATTTTAGTCCGGAGGAAAAACCCGTAGCTTTGCAATTGGGGGGCGATGATCCTCAACTACTAGCGGAATGTGCCCGCCTTGGCCAGGATTGGGGCTATGACGAAATTAACTTGAATGTGGGTTGTCCCAGTGACCGGGTGCAGAGTGGAAATTTTGGGGCTTGTTTAATGGCTCAACCGGAGTTGGTAGCCCAATGTGTGAATGCAATGCAAAAGGCAGTGGGAGTTCCCGTCACCGTTAAACATCGTATTGGCATTGATAATCAGGATGGTTATGAAGACTTAGTGCATTTTGTCAAAATCGTGGCCAACGCCGGTTGTCAAAGATTCACCGTCCATGCCCGTAAAGCTTGGCTCCAGGGCCTCAGTCCCAAGGAAAACCGCACCATCCCCCCCCTACATTACGAGGATGTTTATCAATTAAAGAAGGATTTTCCCCAGTTATTGATTGAAATTAATGGGGGCATCACCCAAATGGAGCAAATTCAACGACATTTCCACCATGTGGATGCAGTGATGGTGGGCCGGGCCGCCTATGAAAATCCCTACCTTTTCGCCACCGTAGACCGGGATATTTACAAAAAAAGCACTGGAGTACCCAGTCGAGCCGACATTGTGACACGAATGTTGCCCTACGCAGAACAGCGTTTACAGCAAGGCGATCGCCTTAATCAAATTACCAGGCATTTATTGAGTTTGTTCAATGGTCAACCCCGGGCTAAATTCTGGCGTCGCACCCTCAGTGATTCCCGCCTATTAGCTGCAACAGGCCCGGAATTGCTACAGAAAGCCCTCCAAGCCCAAAAATCCCAGGATGTTCTTGAACTTGTTTAA
- a CDS encoding PAM68 family protein, which translates to MADPTNRDRLPFERKSKKKKVEKKPPSVAAPSSKTSSAKEKKSRRSADSGIPAVVSQRMVKRMALFSGIPTSLGMLSFVLFYFVVSRDWFEIPTYVVFAVSLLFFGLGVVGLSYGIFSTSWEDEPGSLWGWPEFRLNLGRTIAVWRNAQQTAPDNGDR; encoded by the coding sequence ATGGCTGACCCCACCAACCGAGACCGCCTTCCTTTTGAACGGAAATCCAAAAAGAAAAAGGTCGAAAAAAAGCCCCCCTCAGTGGCGGCCCCCAGCAGTAAAACCAGCAGTGCCAAAGAAAAAAAATCCCGCCGCTCAGCGGACAGTGGCATTCCCGCCGTGGTGAGCCAGCGGATGGTGAAGCGCATGGCCCTGTTTTCCGGCATTCCCACCAGTTTGGGCATGTTGTCCTTTGTGCTTTTTTACTTCGTTGTGAGCCGGGACTGGTTTGAGATTCCCACCTATGTGGTGTTTGCGGTGAGTCTGCTGTTTTTTGGACTGGGGGTGGTGGGCCTAAGCTATGGCATTTTTTCCACCTCCTGGGAAGATGAACCAGGTAGTTTGTGGGGTTGGCCAGAATTTCGTCTCAACCTGGGCCGCACCATCGCCGTCTGGCGTAATGCTCAACAAACGGCCCCGGACAACGGCGATCGTTAA
- the apcD gene encoding allophycocyanin subunit alpha-B yields MSVVSQVILQADDQLRYPTSGELKGIQAFLTTGAQRIRIAETLAENEKKIVDQAQKQLFKKHPEYRAPGGNAYGQRQYNQCLRDYGWYLRLVTYGVLAGNKEPIETTGLIGVKEMYNSLDVPVPGMVDAVTVLKDAALGLLSAEDANETAPYFDYIIQFMS; encoded by the coding sequence ATGAGTGTAGTTAGTCAAGTTATTTTGCAAGCCGACGATCAACTCCGCTACCCCACTAGCGGTGAACTCAAAGGGATCCAGGCGTTTTTAACCACCGGTGCCCAGCGTATTCGCATTGCGGAAACCTTGGCCGAAAATGAAAAAAAGATAGTCGATCAAGCCCAAAAACAACTGTTTAAGAAGCATCCTGAATACCGAGCTCCGGGGGGTAATGCCTACGGTCAACGGCAATATAATCAGTGCTTGCGGGATTACGGTTGGTATTTGCGCCTAGTTACCTATGGCGTTTTAGCGGGCAACAAAGAACCCATTGAAACCACTGGTTTGATCGGTGTTAAGGAGATGTACAACTCCTTAGATGTGCCGGTACCGGGCATGGTGGATGCGGTGACCGTACTGAAAGATGCAGCGTTGGGACTGTTGAGTGCAGAGGATGCCAATGAGACAGCTCCCTATTTTGATTACATCATTCAGTTCATGTCCTGA
- the rpsO gene encoding 30S ribosomal protein S15 encodes MSLTQTRKQELMTEYQAHETDTGSADLQVAFLTERITQLTGHLKANPKDHASRRGLLKMIGRRKRLLGFINAREPERYQALIKRLGIRR; translated from the coding sequence ATGTCCTTAACCCAAACCCGTAAACAAGAATTGATGACCGAGTATCAAGCCCACGAGACTGATACTGGGTCCGCTGATCTGCAAGTGGCCTTCTTGACAGAAAGAATTACTCAGCTCACAGGGCACCTCAAAGCTAACCCCAAAGACCATGCTTCCCGTCGGGGCCTGCTGAAAATGATTGGTCGTCGTAAGCGTCTATTGGGTTTCATCAACGCCCGGGAGCCGGAACGTTACCAGGCCCTGATCAAACGCCTCGGTATCCGTCGTTAA
- a CDS encoding DUF4335 domain-containing protein produces MKLVKDVQLRRYTPPTCTLELWQTQRVWQRAPQTLPPDYRFALHFDDPRLPEVEQLTLSGTPEELEALAIAVESYLQQRLNPCASLEPSTYPEPIFNADGEPSFCLRPQGLWSHELLGMGAPVILNTSQLYDLMLALESFRLQDLEPSRMPLAVAREKLPQGLILGGVIVAGGALAIAMAALWMRQPQGEVVVQDNFQLPVPSQFQFNEVSNLVPPPPRSNTPSPQLAQTLALRDPLPSPSAVLAATPPPRNANVPLVVPPERVRPPDLQAPAAPGETYIAIPDPTNLQPLTPLPEPPSPDALAILPRPDGQPLPYAGQVLPNVPDLPSLPPGSNPISFRPPRPRSVPPRSTNLLDTIPQVAEVRKFYQQQWQPAEDQTQTLEYRLQIEPNGTVKRTVPLGRAASIYMARLPQPAPGEPLVSPLADDRTETIRLVLTPLGDVKAFLEDQPQ; encoded by the coding sequence ATGAAGCTGGTGAAGGATGTACAACTGAGGCGCTATACCCCCCCGACCTGTACTTTAGAGCTATGGCAAACTCAGCGGGTGTGGCAAAGAGCCCCCCAAACTTTGCCGCCGGATTATCGGTTTGCGCTTCACTTTGACGATCCTCGCTTGCCGGAAGTAGAACAACTAACCTTGTCAGGCACACCGGAGGAGCTGGAAGCCCTCGCTATAGCGGTGGAATCTTACCTCCAACAACGCCTGAACCCCTGCGCTTCCCTGGAGCCAAGCACCTATCCGGAGCCGATATTTAATGCTGACGGTGAACCATCTTTTTGCCTACGGCCCCAGGGACTATGGAGCCATGAACTATTGGGGATGGGGGCCCCCGTTATCCTCAATACTTCCCAGTTGTACGATCTGATGCTGGCCCTGGAAAGTTTTCGTCTCCAGGACCTAGAACCCAGTCGGATGCCCCTAGCCGTTGCCAGGGAAAAGTTACCCCAGGGATTAATCCTAGGGGGAGTAATCGTGGCCGGTGGTGCGCTGGCGATCGCCATGGCGGCCCTGTGGATGCGGCAACCCCAAGGGGAAGTAGTGGTACAAGACAACTTTCAACTGCCAGTGCCGAGCCAATTCCAGTTCAACGAAGTTAGTAACCTCGTGCCTCCGCCTCCTCGGAGCAATACTCCTTCCCCCCAATTGGCCCAGACCCTCGCTTTAAGGGACCCCCTACCTTCCCCCAGTGCCGTGCTGGCGGCTACTCCCCCTCCCCGCAATGCCAATGTTCCGTTGGTGGTGCCTCCAGAAAGGGTGCGCCCCCCTGATTTACAAGCTCCAGCAGCCCCAGGGGAAACCTATATTGCTATTCCCGATCCCACTAATCTACAACCCCTAACTCCACTGCCAGAGCCTCCTTCCCCCGATGCCCTAGCTATTTTGCCCCGCCCCGATGGCCAGCCCTTGCCCTACGCTGGCCAAGTTTTACCCAACGTCCCTGATTTACCTTCCTTGCCACCGGGTTCCAATCCCATTAGTTTCAGACCACCCCGCCCCCGCTCTGTGCCGCCCCGCTCCACCAATTTACTGGACACCATTCCCCAGGTAGCGGAGGTGCGTAAATTTTATCAACAGCAATGGCAACCAGCGGAGGATCAAACCCAAACATTGGAATATCGTCTGCAAATTGAACCCAATGGGACGGTGAAAAGAACTGTGCCCCTGGGCCGGGCTGCTAGCATTTACATGGCCCGCCTGCCCCAACCTGCGCCGGGGGAACCGTTGGTGTCTCCCCTTGCTGATGACAGGACAGAAACTATTCGTTTAGTCCTAACTCCCCTGGGGGATGTGAAGGCTTTTCTGGAGGATCAGCCCCAATAG
- a CDS encoding M48 family metallopeptidase, with the protein MASTKKILQKTFIIASGLAFLGMMTVPMLTVLRGNANQNQTEAPSEGAPQQPTAAEIEQLKAIAEGYEKVLQREPDNPNALQGLVEARLQMGDLAGAITPMEKLTKIYPEEEGLKQLLAAIKLQVENPQLPPPQNPLAPADPNDQGGGTGSTPTPTQP; encoded by the coding sequence ATGGCTTCCACCAAAAAGATTTTACAAAAGACGTTTATCATTGCTTCAGGGTTGGCTTTTCTGGGCATGATGACGGTGCCAATGCTGACTGTGTTGAGGGGCAATGCTAACCAAAACCAAACGGAAGCGCCATCCGAGGGAGCACCGCAACAACCAACGGCGGCGGAAATAGAGCAGTTAAAGGCGATCGCCGAAGGCTATGAAAAAGTATTGCAACGGGAACCAGATAACCCCAATGCGTTGCAAGGTCTGGTGGAAGCACGTTTGCAGATGGGAGATTTGGCGGGGGCGATCACCCCGATGGAGAAGTTGACAAAAATTTATCCGGAGGAAGAGGGATTAAAACAGTTGCTGGCGGCCATTAAACTACAGGTGGAAAATCCCCAGTTGCCCCCACCCCAGAATCCTTTGGCACCGGCGGACCCCAATGACCAGGGCGGAGGGACAGGGAGTACGCCTACCCCTACTCAACCCTAG